From Triticum urartu cultivar G1812 chromosome 2, Tu2.1, whole genome shotgun sequence, a single genomic window includes:
- the LOC125538317 gene encoding zinc-finger homeodomain protein 8-like, with protein MMDHLSLVPYEGGSGAGGDAGAKYKECMRNHAAAMGGQAFDGCGEYMPASPDSLKCAACGCHRSFHRRAGSLAGGACPAPFFFSPPPPPPPHHHPPPHHPVLQGFLPSAPPRPPQLALPYHAVPAAWHHALLDPARAGSETPPRADDCSPGCGSGSFSRKRHRTKFTPEQKERMRAFAEKQGWRINRDDGGALERFCLEIGVKRNVLKVWMHNHKHQLASPTSVAAGMGMGMGMGIGINPGALGTGTGTGADAGVGVGGGVGAGTGDGDGDDDDTDDDSPPRAAVSSPSPSPISV; from the coding sequence ATGATGGATCACCTGAGCCTGGTGCCCTACGAGGGAGGCAGCGGCGCCGGGGGCGACGCCGGGGCCAAGTACAAGGAGTGCATGCGCAACCACGCCGCCGCCATGGGCGGCCAGGCCTTCGACGGCTGCGGGGAGTACATGCCGGCCTCGCCCGACTCGCTCAAGTGCGCCGCCTGCGGCTGCCACCGCAGCTTCCACCGCCGCGCGGGTAGCCTCGCGGGCGGGGCCTGCCCGGCGCCCTTCTTCTTCagcccgcccccgccgccgcccccgcaccATCACCCGCCGCCGCACCACCCCGTGCTGCAGGGCTTCCTCCCGTCGGCGCCCCCGCGGCCGCCCCAGCTCGCGCTGCCGTACCACGCCGTGCCCGCCGCGTGGCACCACGCCCTGCTGGACCCCGCGCGCGCCGGCTCGGAGACGCCTCCCCGGGCGGACGACTGCAGCCCCGGGTGCGGGAGCGGGAGCTTCTCGAGGAAGCGGCATCGGACCAAGTTCACCCCGGAGCAGAAGGAGAGGATGCGCGCCTTCGCCGAGAAGCAGGGGTGGCGCATCAACCGCGACGACGGCGGCGCCCTCGAGCGCTTCTGCCTCGAGATCGGCGTCAAGCGGAACGTCCTCAAGGTCTGGATGCACAACCACAAGCACCAGCTCGCCTCGCCCACCTCCGTCGCGGCCGGTATGGGCATGGGCATGGGGATGGGCATCGGCATCAACCCAGGAGCCCTCGGCACCGGCACTGGGACCGGCGCTGACGCTGGCGTTGGCGTTGGCGGTGGCGTTGGAGCGGGCaccggcgacggcgacggcgacgacgacgacacgGACGACGACTCGCCTCCACGCGCCGCCGTCTCttcgccctccccctcccccatCAGCGTCTAG